Genomic window (Hugenholtzia roseola DSM 9546):
CATTTTAAGTTTTTGCAAATGCCTTTGTTTAACAAAAAAGAAAATGAATTAAAAACTAAGTTTGACAAGTGGTGTTATTTTTTAAAAAATTTAGAAAGTTTTGACCATATTCCTAATATTCTCAACGAGCCTATTTTTCAAAAGGCTTTCGAAACTGCGGAATTAGCAGGTTTAAGTGCAGAACAGCGTGCAATTTATGAAGAAAACCTCATTCAATATTGGGGCATGAAAAGTGCTATTGAGACAGCCATGGAAACGGCAGTAGAAGAAAATAAGATTGAAATTGCAAAAAAACTCATTAAGCGTAATTTGACAAACGAGGAAATTGCAGAGGATACGGGATTAACAGTTGAACAAATAGAAGCACTACGTAGCAAAACAGAGTGAAACTGTGTCTAATATTATGTTTGC
Coding sequences:
- a CDS encoding Rpn family recombination-promoting nuclease/putative transposase, with protein sequence HFKFLQMPLFNKKENELKTKFDKWCYFLKNLESFDHIPNILNEPIFQKAFETAELAGLSAEQRAIYEENLIQYWGMKSAIETAMETAVEENKIEIAKKLIKRNLTNEEIAEDTGLTVEQIEALRSKTE